In Sporichthya brevicatena, the genomic window CGCCCAGCTGACCGGTCATCGATGGCCTCCGACTCCGCCGTCCTCGGTGCCCAGGTACGCCTTGCGCACGACGTCACTGCTGAGCACCTCGGCCGGGACACCCTCGAAGATCAACTGACCGAAGTCGAGGACGTAGGCGTAGTCGCAGAGCCCCGAGATGACGTTCATGTCGTGCTCGACGATGAGGATGCCGATCCCGTTCTCCGCCACCACCTGACGCAGGAGCTCGGTGAACGCGTCACTCTCGGAGTGGTCCAGACCCGAGGACGGCTCGTCCAGGAGGAGCAGCCGGAAGTCCCCGGCCAACGCGCGGGCAAGCTCGACGAGGCGGCGCTGACCGGTCGAGAGCCGACCGGCGCGCGCCGTGGCGAGGTCGCTGATTCCGCACTGCTCCATCGCCCGCCGCGCCGCCTCCGTGACCAGCGAGCGCTCGCCCCGGCGGGGCAGCAACTGCGTCACCGGCGACACCCCGGCCAGGCGCGCCTCCCGTCCGAGCGCGACGTTCTCGGCG contains:
- a CDS encoding ABC transporter ATP-binding protein; the encoded protein is MTITATEVAESRAALAGLHIDGLVIRFGGHTAVNRLTMHAPIGQVTGLIGPNGAGKSTTFNACSGSLTPAEGAIVFDGVDLTKAPESKRAHLGIGRTFQRIELFDSLSVAENVALGREARLAGVSPVTQLLPRRGERSLVTEAARRAMEQCGISDLATARAGRLSTGQRRLVELARALAGDFRLLLLDEPSSGLDHSESDAFTELLRQVVAENGIGILIVEHDMNVISGLCDYAYVLDFGQLIFEGVPAEVLSSDVVRKAYLGTEDGGVGGHR